The genomic region CCGTAAAGGAACAGACAATAAACGagatgacagcggtttgtttacaagCAATTCGGTGAATGCGAATTTTGAAAGTTCTATGTGCGTTCTGTTATTTTGCGAGtgaagtttttataatttaaattaatattgaaaTGAGGTGTGCTGTTGGAAATTGTAATAGTTTAAAAATCGCAAGCAACAAATCTttaagcttttttaattttccgacGGACGCGGCTTTGTTGCAAAAATGGATTCAGTTCTGCCGGAGGGATGGTGAATTCAACCCAACCACAAGCCGCATATGCATAAAGCATTTTTCAAGTGAAGATATCGAAAATGAGATGCAATTTAATTTGggtaaaaatagtttattaatGATTCTGCATTTAACGATAACTTTTCATTGAAACTATCTTAGGCTTCTCGAATTGCCGACGTCTAAAGAGAGGTACTGTACCAAAATATTATCCACCTGATCCTCAGTTACCTAAGCAAAGTCAAGAGCATGGTCATGAAAGTCGGACTGAAGATTTAATTCACCAATCTACATCAAAAGGTACTGAAAGTTATCCAAACTAAagagtttattttaatcatcCAGCTTTGAATGTAAGTTACAGATGTGTCGCATGTGGAGGATTCTACCGAAAATATCGATAACTCAGCACCACCAAGCCCAGAGATTCTTTCTTACGACGGGATCTTACTAGAAGTGGAGTCAAAAATGTAAGCTATTTCCATATTGCTACATAAAGGTAACTGTTGTGTGATTTGAAATTACTTGCAGAGAGGctttagagctcgaaaattgtATGCTTAAAAAAGAGAATAAAAAGCGAAGCAGCGACCTTGAGACATTACGACGAAAATACAACTTACGCCAGGAGAATCATGCTAGGGAGATAAAATCTCTCCAAAAGCGCATTTCTTTAATGGAGGCAGAAATTGGTAACATGGAGGGGAAATTGCGTTCTATTTTTACAAAAGGGCAAGTCACGAGTCTAAAAGTTGGTACAAAAGTGACAAACTGGTCTGACATTGACATTGCTCAGTCAATTACTTTGTATGCTGCAAGTCCCAAGGCGTATAGATTGTTTTATAAGAAGAAATTCCCTCTACCTGGGATTCGCACCCTTAATAGATGGGTGAACAAATTTGATGCTTCAAAAGGTTTTATAAAACCTGTTTTTACATTACTAGCAGCCTCCACGCAAATGGATCCAATTCAAAAACTGTGTGTTCTGAGCTTCGGCGAAATGAAAATAAGGCGGTCATACCGTTATGACATTTCGTCGGACTCACCAGTGGCATCTGAAAATCATGTCCAAGTGGTAATGCTCAGAGGTAAAAAGTTAacactaatattatataaattattatttttacatacttatgtatgtatatatttttattgtaattttttcattaggTCTTATGTCTAGATGGAAGCAACCGgtattttatgattttgattGTAAAATGAATAAAGATCTACTTGAGAGTATTTTGAAAAGCTGCCAAAATTGCGGCTATAATGTTGTTGCGATTGTAAGCGACCTTGATGCCACCCATCTATTTAATGATCTAAATGTCAACGAAGAAAAACCATGGCATGTTTTGATTGTTAAATTGTCTTTAGTTAATCCTTATTAATACATTTCGTGTTTGCAGGTTTGTTTTCAATGGAcgaaaaattttcgtttttgtagaTGTTCCCCAACTACTCAAATTATTAAGATACCATTTCCTAGACGAAGGGTTCTTAATCAATGGGAAACCTGTGCAAAAGGAAATAATATCAGAGTTGTTGTCATCTACATCTACGGACGTGACAATAGCGCACAAAATTTCTGCAAGCCACTTAAACGTTTCGGAACCTCTTCGCCAGAAGGTGAAAACAGCTGCCGAATTATTTTCCCATACGGTGGCGCAAGCTATAACAAGGGCTGCTAGTTTGGGACACCTACTGCAACATAACTGGAAGGAATgctttcaattatttaaaatagtatACAACATTGACCTATACgagtataattataatatattacctAAGTTCCAATCTTTTCAGACAAATGATTGGTTTGACGTGCTGAACGTCAGGGTACCACGTGctgatgaaagaaaaatatgttacGCTTATGGGCTTGCCCTCGAGGAGCAGGATCAAATAATCAACCAGATGACGGCTATGATTAAACGCATTCGAGTGATTGGTAAACAGAATTTGCTACCGTTCCAAAAAGGTAATCcaagtattatattttaatatacctGTATAAATATGTCATATAGTAATGGCGGGATCCGAACGTTTACTTTCAGGAATAATACAGACAAATACTGCTTTGCAAATGTTGTTCGCGGATGTTAAAAACCGTTTCGATGTGAAATATCTGCTTACATATCGATTTAACAAAGATATACTTCATAACTTTTTTGGTGTCATCCGATCTAAAGATGGGTGGAACGACCACCCAGATCAGCAAGAATTTAAATACCGCCTAAAGATGTATTTACTTGGCCGCAATGACGGTGTATTATCTGACTATGCAAATGTGGAAATGGATGATAAACCTGATTTGGAAATCTCACAACCGCCACttacaggtattttttttttttgtatataagtaaCGAAGgataaaaactataatttatgTATAATCTATGAATgtcaatatttataaaatgcatgtaaatattttcacagGAATTATATTAAAAGGGTTTCAAGTTGCTTCAGAGCCCTTGCCGGTTGTAAAGGAAGAATTTTGCGATCTGGAACAAGATGGCTTGGAGAATTTAGCTGGTTTTATAAGCCACCAACTGCGAGATGACATTCCTAGCACATCTGTCAGAAGTGGGGAAGATCCGTCGTACTCCTGGGCAAATCACTTAGGTGAGTGCGTTTCTCTTATTAACTCACCTATGACGTAGTAGTCAGTCGTGGCATTATTACTAGCCACGATTTGTTCATCTttagtagttttatttttatcattctCCAGCTAAAACTTGAATTTCGGATTTGATAAATACTGACGTTTGAAATTATACTGGCGAAATGTCAACTGGAAACTTGTATTTTCGTCCATACTGTGGGTATTTTTGGAGCACTTTCGCCATTTCCGCCGTGCAGTTGCATTAAAATCAGCCGTAATGCCGGGCTGCAATGCGAGGGAGCAACGTTTGCATAGTTGCCGCTCAACGTCTGGATGACTATAGGATAAATATTTaagatgtacatatacatatatcgaaAAACTAGtttcaagtttttgtttatttagcatTACATTCTAAGCACTGCCTGTTTGTAAATGTTCCGACACGACACACGACTGAAACATTATTTTACTTGGAATGCTTGTTGTGTTTTGCTCTTTATAATTAGTtgacaatttattattatttatttatttaacacaaacaaatctatgtaaaaaataaaccaaCTTCAAATTTAATTGTGGCTTCTTCTTTTCATTCATCATTACCATTCAGAGTAATAGGATGGGCTAgtgcaaggtggatttattacaTGTGACAGAATTCatccagctgaatttttcgccataGATTGGCTTACGTCAAAAGGATATgccttgtttgtatgtattggtatgtttacattcgtattgcATTGTATTTTGACTTGATGCTTGTaccaaaggcaacaacaaatacatgtggggttttacttatatgtggttgctgtcacctgtaataaattcgccttgggctAGTGCGAGTTGCAACCACTATTTCTGAGTTGCACGATGTTTTTAAAGTATCACGATGGGAGAGTCTGACAACTTTGGCAAAAGCTCGCGTTCGGTATCATACATAGATATTTCGTTAACATGATTCCTTTGCCAGTGCGATGTAGTGACCGACCctcatcgtctaactcatctaatggTAGGTCCATGAAAGGTGCTGTTtcaacaggttgggtccagagggggaTGAAGTTAAAAGTGGTGGGGTTTGGCCTCTAtcaacggcattcgggggtcgggagtttaggaaggttGTAAGAGTCTCACGACGAATGGCATTTAACGTCAGTCTATATACTGTCCGGTCCGGTAGTTGTAGTTGTGTTTTATACAGGATTCTCCTGATTGTAGTTGAAGAGCTGCCCCTTGACATGCCTGGGTGGTGGCTCAGGCTTTAGCAAAGGTCAGCAGGGGTGATTCATGCGGTAGCACCGAAGTAGAAATTAACTGAGAGGATGGAAGCCATGTCGTGAAAGTGTTGAAGGAAGGACATCAGAAGGCATCCCGTGGCTATCTTGATTGTAGTATTTTGACAAGTCCGCAGCGTATTACTGGTGTCAGGTACCCAGACGGGTGCAGCATAGCTCAGAACCGTCTGGCTAATCGCTTTAAATGTCGCCATCAACATTTCCATGTCTTTGATCCAAGAGCTACTGGCTGGCATTGTGAGATCCCTATTACTGTTTTAGACCTTAGTGACAATTGGGAGTGCATGCGCTGAAAAGAAGAACAAACTATGGGAGGTgggaaaattaagttaaaacgCGAAATAATAACACTTGGTTCGAGTAAAAAGATCTTAGCACTCTAAACTTGTtataatattgattttattatatattgcaTTAAGAACAATCTTTACGAGGTTCCTCGAAGAAATAGTAGAAGGGGACATATTTGGCTGTCGACCCAGTTGTTGAAAGGCCTTTTACAGCGGacaatctattaaaggtggtatcggtaaataacctgttttttttttctttcgtcgtgtccatgtggctgtcagacCAGAGTGAAAccaggcgaattcattatttgttttctacattgtttatacttttctttgacaatcaaatgcacaaaatattgttgttggtctagtgccaccacctttaagtAATGTGCCTTGATCTAAACAGTTTTTATCTACTATTGTGAACCATGCAGAAGATGTTTATCTTTTTCAGTAATAATGATTTCCAACTTCGGCatatcagttttttttaattactttgtaaaaaaaataatataaatatacataataaataatctAGTTAAAGAACTAATTCTAattaaactattaaataaaattacacaaTTAATCTTTCGCGTTGTTCCGACGTTGTTTTGCCACAGTATTAACACTCCCATCCGTATTTGTATGAAAGACCTTCAAATGCTTCAGCAAGATACGTTCCGAATAAAATTGTTCTGAACAAATGCGGCAAGTGTATGCCCGATGAGGTGCATGACGTAATTGTTCAGCCCACAAGAGATGAAAATTCCTACATCCATCTAGTACCCGATCACAAAGAACGCAGTATGGTTGTAGACGTCGTTTTTTGCAGGCCCTATTTGTACTAGAGGATGAACCAAAATTGGTTATTATCAATGCCATATACGGCGCCTTATAGAAGTCATGATTTTCATTTATATGTAAACGCCAGTCGTCCGGATTATCAAATTTAACCCCACAAATCGGACAATTGAATTCAATGTGCGGCAAGAATTTCGCCCCTTTATCGCAGAATTTAGCATTCATGGCGAACTTAGCATTGTTTGGGCGCAAATTACCTGGCAATAATGCCTCTTCGTATGTTTCTACATTTTTACAATGCAGCAACAGTAAATGCATCTTAATTTCGTTGCGGTAGTTGAAATGCAAATTACAGATTGCGCATCGGAAAGCTCTACTACGTAGATGAGTTAAATAGTGCTTTCGCTGACACTGTTCCAAGTTATCGCCAGCCAAAGTGGTAGCACATATTTCACAAGTTGTAATAAGGTGCGTTTTTTTCTCGATGGATTCGTCAATATCCACAGTTTTAAACTTAAGTTTGTCCTCGGCAAAGAGCGCATGTTTGTCGGTAACATGCTGCAGCCATGAATCGTGTTGTCGAAACGTTAACTGACATTCAGGACACATATAAAGCAGGAATTTTTCATAATCGATTCCCTCACTCAATGAAAACCGTTTAGGGCGTACAATTTTCCCATTAATTTTCGCCTTAAGCATATGTACTTCCATATGTCGTTTGATGTGACGAGCCATTTCCGGCCCTGAACACTCCAAATGATCGCATAAACTGCACTTATAATATGCATTGAAAGTCATATGAGAAAAGCAGtggagtaaaatttttcgatattcaaTATACTTGAACTCAGCTGAACACTTTTTGCATCGATACATTTTTtcatctgaaaaataaaatgattaaaaattaaacacaagaAAATTCAAAGTTATTTCAAATCTACCTTCATCCAATGTACCTGGCAACATtttcaaattgttaaaaaaatgtacattatCCAAGTGCTGCTGCCAAAGGGCAGGTGAATTAAATGTTTCACCGCAGCGCGGACATAAGAGGTGCATAAAGAACACGGGATTTACATTTTCAATTGCCTTCGCAATGGCGATTTCTAATATAGTCAAATCATCTTCCACGCCTTCTATTTCCTCCAAAGAATCCTCTTCATCCAGCCGATTGATATCTTCTATAGTCACTTCCATAGAATCTGTGGGCATTTGCGCCGCTGAAAATGGATCTTCATTCTCTATCGgatccatttttatttaaacgtaaatttattaattgtatTTCCCGGCttattaactttattatttatgtgCTATATTACTATACAGTAGCATCCGCTCCCAAACATTTGGGTATTTATTCATGCTGTTATTCGCCTGTTTCCCATTTCAATTAGCAATTTCGTATTTGTTTATATCAAAtgtcaaataaagaaaaattaacctCTTCTGTTTCTACTATGGCATTCACAATAAAGCCTTCAGCATTTTCACAGACCCTGATTTCATTATAgtttattagtttaatttttactaaaatttaaaagctttttataaaacatGTACGTATATTTGTAAAGAAGCAACATTTTTCAAGTAAGGACGCCGGTTTGTCAAGAGGAAGCAAGAAAGCTGTTACTTACCTTATCTTCTACAATTGAATCATGTCATCACAGATAATATCTTATCcgccataatttttgtttttgtttggttgctgttgaaagttgaaataaaattgtaaaaatcaaCTAAGtgctttaaattaataaaatatatgcggCCCCTTTGAAAAATATCTTTCATGCTCGATTTGTAGAATTGGAGTAATTTAAGTGCAAAGttaactcaaaacaaaaaaaaatttagcttctGGAAGCAGCGTTTGCTAAATTGAATGCACACGAAATACACGACGGTACATCTATTACGAAAAAGCTATTTTCACGTTTGAAGAAAGATAGGCTCTTATTGAACTGGCGCAAATATATgatgaaaattagttttttttcgcaAGTAAGCTACTTTCTGTTTTTAAATAGTCATTTAATTATAATagtttcaaacaaatacaacttGTGTAAATTGAATTGATATATTATTGGTCATTGACTCCTAACGAGATATTTGATGTAACATAACTCTCCAGATAATCCCGACTGGGCAACTTGCTCTGATTTGGAATATAAAATGACGGAATACAGAGTTTCCACTATAAATAAGTCGTTTAATTATCTCTTCGGATCTCTTCGGTATAGGTTTGACTAAACAAATTTAttcgaataaaatacaaacaaaatttaaattattatacacTAGAAACAATATTAAATCGTATTTTATGTAAACTAAAAAAGGATTAAGAAACCGACTAGTACCACTTTAGTATTGAAAGATCTTTCAGTTTTAGCACTGATAATAACCACTTTACTTAAACCCCTCATTCACGTACTATTTCTATTAGTTTCTACTATCATTTTCGAACAGGGCGATTACATTCTGCTCTTTCTTCCTACTTCCAAAATGCAACATAAGATTATGGGGCGTCACATTTTAGTTTTCACTGAATACAGAATCTATTacaggtttgctctttaactatggagaaaaagaaaattgtgaggggaacttcggcagCAACGTCACAAGGGTAATCTGCACAATcctttcacatgtattcacacattcGTCCAATCACTTGCATCGAAGTgacattgtgttgatttttttcgtatatcaccaacacaatcttagtttCTTTGtgaacacatcccaagtgactTCAGCCCATCAGCTGTTTTTGTGAAATTCACTCAGCGCCAAATGACGGTCTGTTAAAGAGCACACctctaaatatattttcaccATGGCCAATGCTCTTGCCAAGgtagcggtttgtttacggaTACGGTGAATACAAATGTGCGAAAGTGCATTATTTCATTGTGCGTTATTTTAgttgagtttttgtttaattaaaattaatatttttatctaaATGAAGTGCGTTGTTCTAAATTGTGATAGCTGTAAAACCGCAAGCAACAAATCTTTAAGCTTTTTCGGTTTCCCATCGGACGCGGCTTTGTTGGAGAAATGGATTCAGTTCTGCCAGAGAGAAGATGGATTCAATCCGAAAACAGGCCGCATATGCATAAAGCATTTTTCAATTGAAGACATcgaaaatgaaatggaatttaATTTGGGTAACACTGGTTTATTAATGAATCCTGCATTTAATAACGTGTTACTGAAAATATCTTAGGCTTTTCGAATAAGCGATTTTTAAAGAGGGGTGCTGTACCAAAATATTATCCACCTGATCCGCAGGTACCTAAGAAATCTCTAGAGCATGGTCATGAAAGTCTGGGTGAAGAGTTACGTCATCAACCTCCATCAAAAGGTATTGAAAGTTATCCTAACTAAAagagtttattttaatcatcCAGCTTTGAATGTAAATTATAGATGTGTCACTTGTGGAGGATTCTACCGAAAATATTGATGGTTCGGCACCACCAAGCCCGGAGATTTTTTCTTCCGAGAGAATCTTACTAGAAGTGGAATCAAAAATGTAAGCTATTTCCGTATTACTACGTAAAGGCAATGGTTGTGTGATTTGAAATTACTTGCAGAGAGGCTTTGGAGCTCGAAAATTGTATGCTTAAAAAAGAGAATAAAAAGCAAAGTAGCGACCTTGAGACATTACGACGAAAATACAACTTACGCCAGGAGAATCATGCTAGGGAG from Anastrepha obliqua isolate idAnaObli1 chromosome 2, idAnaObli1_1.0, whole genome shotgun sequence harbors:
- the LOC129236947 gene encoding telomere zinc finger-associated protein-like isoform X2 produces the protein MDPIENEDPFSAAQMPTDSMEVTIEDINRLDEEDSLEEIEGVEDDLTILEIAIAKAIENVNPVFFMHLLCPRCGETFNSPALWQQHLDNVHFFNNLKMLPDEKMYRCKKCSAEFKYIEYRKILLHCFSHMTFNAYYKCSLCDHLECSGPEMARHIKRHMEVHMLKAKINGKIVRPKRFSLSEGIDYEKFLLYMCPECQLTFRQHDSWLQHVTDKHALFAEDKLKFKTVDIDESIEKKTHLITTCEICATTLAGDNLEQCQRKHYLTHLRSRAFRCAICNLHFNYRNEIKMHLLLLHCKNVETYEEALLPGNLRPNNAKFAMNAKFCDKGAKFLPHIEFNCPICGVKFDNPDDWRLHINENHDFYKAPYMALIITNFGSSSSTNRACKKRRLQPYCVLCDRVLDGCRNFHLLWAEQLRHAPHRAYTCRICSEQFYSERILLKHLKVFHTNTDGSVNTVAKQRRNNAKD
- the LOC129236947 gene encoding telomere zinc finger-associated protein-like isoform X1, translated to MDPIENEDPFSAAQMPTDSMEVTIEDINRLDEEDSLEEIEGVEDDLTILEIAIAKAIENVNPVFFMHLLCPRCGETFNSPALWQQHLDNVHFFNNLKMLPGTLDEDEKMYRCKKCSAEFKYIEYRKILLHCFSHMTFNAYYKCSLCDHLECSGPEMARHIKRHMEVHMLKAKINGKIVRPKRFSLSEGIDYEKFLLYMCPECQLTFRQHDSWLQHVTDKHALFAEDKLKFKTVDIDESIEKKTHLITTCEICATTLAGDNLEQCQRKHYLTHLRSRAFRCAICNLHFNYRNEIKMHLLLLHCKNVETYEEALLPGNLRPNNAKFAMNAKFCDKGAKFLPHIEFNCPICGVKFDNPDDWRLHINENHDFYKAPYMALIITNFGSSSSTNRACKKRRLQPYCVLCDRVLDGCRNFHLLWAEQLRHAPHRAYTCRICSEQFYSERILLKHLKVFHTNTDGSVNTVAKQRRNNAKD